From the Solibacillus sp. FSL R5-0449 genome, one window contains:
- a CDS encoding ATP-grasp domain-containing protein: MILLDTAYVSPLLAETLIEKKVMVLDIQQQLILNYKSQAEQNLEKVFQQEDLIIMNSEEAVQILNEYYAESHVTKTVNLFKNKFAFRKRLAESYPDFFFLETTLGELGQLDLSSLPYPIIFKPTVGYSSVGVYRVENAQEFQRIIETMEWSENDSKDVLVSDSFIIESYIEGQEFAIDLFFDENNEPVVLNLFARMFKDEKDMSDRIYYTSKQVLQNYLAPITEYLQGLGEIFNLRKMPLHIELRMDDEGTIVPIEVNPLRFAGAGTTELGSFAYGVNSYDYFFEQKKPDWADLINAMDNRIYSFTCAEFEGEIKVDDEFVIHHELLQQQFHHILEYRHIPHGQGATFAVIFFSSESLAQNDHILTLDFMEFVEKKEYLHVNN, from the coding sequence TTGATTCTATTAGATACAGCTTATGTTTCACCGCTTTTAGCAGAAACATTGATTGAAAAAAAGGTAATGGTTTTGGATATTCAACAACAGTTGATTCTAAATTACAAATCACAAGCTGAGCAAAATCTTGAGAAAGTATTTCAACAAGAGGATTTAATTATCATGAATTCCGAAGAAGCTGTTCAGATTCTAAATGAATATTATGCAGAATCGCATGTAACAAAAACAGTGAATTTATTTAAAAACAAATTTGCATTCAGAAAGCGTTTAGCTGAGAGTTATCCTGATTTCTTCTTTTTAGAAACTACGCTAGGTGAATTAGGGCAACTTGACCTATCCTCACTACCTTATCCGATCATCTTTAAGCCAACTGTCGGATATTCAAGTGTTGGGGTTTACCGAGTAGAGAATGCACAAGAATTCCAAAGGATAATCGAGACGATGGAGTGGAGTGAAAACGATTCAAAGGATGTTTTGGTTAGCGATTCCTTTATCATTGAAAGTTATATTGAGGGGCAGGAATTTGCAATCGATCTATTCTTTGATGAAAACAATGAACCGGTTGTGCTGAATTTATTTGCGCGTATGTTCAAAGACGAAAAAGATATGAGTGATCGAATTTATTATACGAGCAAGCAAGTGCTGCAAAATTACTTAGCTCCGATTACCGAGTATCTCCAAGGACTTGGGGAAATCTTCAATTTACGCAAAATGCCGCTACACATAGAACTGCGCATGGATGATGAAGGAACAATCGTCCCGATTGAAGTGAATCCATTACGCTTTGCAGGAGCAGGTACGACAGAATTGGGGAGTTTCGCATATGGGGTTAACTCGTACGACTATTTTTTCGAACAGAAAAAACCGGATTGGGCTGACTTAATCAATGCAATGGACAATCGAATTTATAGTTTTACTTGTGCCGAGTTTGAAGGTGAGATAAAGGTTGATGATGAGTTTGTAATACACCATGAATTATTGCAACAACAATTCCACCATATTTTAGAATATCGTCATATTCCGCATGGGCAGGGTGCAACGTTTGCTGTTATTTTCTTTAGCAGTGAATCCCTGGCACAAAATGACCATATTTTAACGCTGGACTTTATGGAGTTTGTAGAAAAAAAAGAATATTTGCATGTAAATAACTAA
- a CDS encoding DNA polymerase I produces the protein MSKVIQNSLIAFIMATSVTALFYQSNINFVKVEIFHIPILFIAILVLSLFIAEDVRDSFKKVLWFEKREDKRPIWQVGIGMIFYFTQIGFVEVFARGLMPYDLGGMPMYVIIPFLNAFLLTVIFEEIFYKEEKNNVHAVKFKNKIK, from the coding sequence TTGAGTAAAGTAATACAAAATAGTTTAATAGCATTTATTATGGCAACATCTGTAACGGCGCTTTTTTATCAATCCAATATTAATTTCGTGAAAGTGGAAATTTTTCATATACCAATTTTATTTATTGCTATTTTAGTATTAAGTTTGTTTATCGCAGAAGATGTACGGGATTCGTTCAAGAAAGTACTATGGTTCGAAAAACGTGAAGATAAGCGTCCGATCTGGCAAGTGGGTATTGGTATGATTTTTTACTTCACACAGATTGGATTCGTGGAAGTATTTGCGCGCGGTTTAATGCCATACGATTTAGGCGGCATGCCGATGTATGTGATCATTCCATTTTTAAATGCCTTTTTATTAACGGTTATTTTTGAAGAGATTTTTTATAAAGAAGAAAAAAACAATGTACATGCTGTGAAATTCAAAAATAAAATTAAATAG
- a CDS encoding protease modulator HflC, whose translation MSNNKNNFDGDLDEFVKKLFGNKKGSKEVKEVPKANDPDQQVNNGETKAKKAPTPLKKDKKPVNVKQWVSSVIVLTVVFAALIIVFANLYIVKENEYKVVRQFGEVVKYESKPGLHMKIPFIQSVTTLPSNLMTHDMTEEEISTKDKKRIIIDNYTVWRVTDPKALISNAGQLLNAESRMEEFIYSALRTEFGQTEYGDIINEKDSKRGNINDRVTQRVNELIDSANFGIEVIDVRIRRTDLPEENEQSVYTRMVSERQSIAQKYLSEGDAEKRSKEAKTDQEVQVTLAKANKEASVIRAEGEAQAAQIYNAAYSKDPEFYSLFRTLESYKKTIGNETMIIIPSDSPYAKLLSGQLD comes from the coding sequence CGATTTAGATGAGTTTGTGAAAAAACTGTTCGGCAATAAAAAAGGCTCGAAAGAAGTAAAGGAAGTACCAAAAGCAAACGATCCTGATCAACAAGTAAATAACGGCGAAACTAAAGCAAAAAAAGCACCTACGCCATTAAAGAAAGATAAAAAGCCGGTAAATGTAAAGCAATGGGTATCTTCTGTGATTGTATTAACTGTTGTATTTGCTGCATTAATTATCGTATTTGCGAATCTGTATATTGTAAAAGAAAATGAATATAAAGTAGTTCGCCAGTTCGGGGAAGTAGTGAAGTACGAAAGTAAACCGGGACTTCATATGAAAATTCCGTTCATTCAAAGTGTGACAACTCTTCCAAGCAATTTAATGACACATGATATGACGGAAGAAGAAATCAGTACGAAAGATAAAAAGCGAATTATTATTGATAACTATACGGTTTGGCGTGTAACAGATCCAAAGGCTTTAATTTCAAATGCCGGTCAGTTGCTGAATGCGGAAAGTCGTATGGAGGAGTTCATTTATTCGGCACTTCGTACAGAGTTCGGTCAGACGGAATACGGGGATATTATTAATGAAAAAGATTCAAAACGCGGGAATATTAACGACCGTGTTACACAACGTGTCAATGAGTTAATCGATTCTGCGAATTTCGGTATTGAAGTAATTGATGTACGTATTCGCCGTACGGATTTACCGGAGGAAAACGAGCAGTCTGTTTATACAAGAATGGTTTCGGAACGTCAATCGATTGCGCAAAAGTATCTGTCTGAAGGGGATGCGGAAAAGCGCAGTAAAGAGGCAAAAACAGATCAGGAAGTACAGGTAACACTTGCGAAAGCAAATAAAGAAGCCTCTGTCATCCGTGCAGAAGGTGAAGCACAGGCTGCTCAAATCTATAATGCAGCTTACTCAAAAGATCCGGAATTCTACAGTCTATTCAGAACGTTAGAATCATACAAGAAAACAATCGGTAATGAGACGATGATTATTATTCCGTCAGACTCGCCGTATGCTAAACTGTTATCCGGTCAATTGGATTAA
- a CDS encoding methyl-accepting chemotaxis protein produces MLKKFNSVKTRILLGILVPIILLSIVFSSILFLVSSNLINNQIIPQHNQNLLMSMDKFNTLFDSNLVNDAKKNKASYEKLQEVTTDFQNEFDLENAYIMSKVDGEEVILVLGNSDDYLTPLAFTEDQTAALSTTDIVASDIYEDDYGKHQSTFLQIPGTDSVLGLDADADFIDELNRLLITIIVASLLVALIIGSIIAVIVSRKIVNPLNQLLNHTEIVAQGDLSKQLEVSSHDEIGHLTSSFSDMQSQLSETIYHVNDTSEHVEESSSILKETIEQLTITSNQVSGAIQEIASSTEMITEGAVQNREAVEQIAFKIAEISNVTKLVAQEAIDTNNVATEGKEVIHKSVAGIETINETAKMSLLKTEQMNSRSLEVGQITKIISSISDQINLLALNAAIEAARAGEYGKGFAVVADEVRSLAEQSANSASDITTLINEMQKDSNESVVAINSVVTKIEQESATIYSAVETFNTISKLVDNMKNEIQNVTDAFQGIVTDSNQVLETTDVTVQSLEQSNEHSQSIAASIEEQTASTEEMLSIAHELNEMIIKLKGQINHFKI; encoded by the coding sequence ATGTTAAAGAAATTTAATTCAGTAAAAACTAGGATTTTATTAGGAATTTTAGTACCGATTATTTTATTAAGTATAGTTTTTAGTTCAATTTTATTTTTAGTTTCGAGCAACTTGATTAATAACCAGATCATTCCGCAGCATAACCAAAATTTATTGATGAGTATGGATAAATTCAATACGCTTTTTGATTCAAACTTAGTAAATGATGCTAAGAAAAACAAGGCTTCATATGAAAAATTACAGGAAGTCACAACCGATTTTCAAAATGAGTTTGATTTGGAAAATGCCTACATTATGAGTAAAGTCGATGGAGAAGAAGTTATTTTAGTATTGGGGAATTCGGATGATTACCTGACACCGCTTGCTTTTACAGAAGACCAGACAGCGGCACTCTCCACAACGGACATAGTGGCGAGCGATATTTATGAAGATGATTATGGAAAACATCAATCAACCTTCCTTCAAATTCCGGGGACGGATTCTGTTCTAGGATTGGATGCCGATGCGGATTTTATTGATGAATTGAATCGATTGTTAATTACAATTATTGTAGCTTCCCTGCTTGTTGCATTGATTATTGGATCAATTATAGCGGTGATCGTATCCAGAAAAATCGTGAATCCTTTAAATCAGCTTTTAAACCATACTGAAATTGTGGCACAGGGTGATTTATCAAAACAATTGGAAGTTTCCAGTCATGACGAAATTGGGCATTTAACATCTAGCTTCTCAGATATGCAATCCCAATTGAGTGAGACGATCTATCATGTAAACGACACATCCGAGCATGTTGAGGAAAGCTCTTCGATATTAAAAGAAACAATCGAACAGTTAACCATTACATCGAATCAGGTGTCGGGCGCAATTCAGGAAATTGCTTCAAGCACTGAGATGATTACAGAAGGTGCTGTACAGAACCGGGAGGCAGTGGAACAGATCGCATTCAAAATTGCAGAAATCTCTAATGTTACTAAATTAGTAGCACAAGAGGCGATCGATACCAATAATGTCGCAACAGAAGGAAAAGAAGTTATTCATAAATCTGTTGCAGGAATCGAAACAATCAATGAAACAGCGAAAATGTCATTATTGAAAACAGAGCAAATGAATAGCCGTTCTTTAGAAGTTGGTCAAATCACGAAAATTATTTCAAGTATTTCAGATCAGATCAACCTACTTGCTTTAAATGCGGCAATCGAAGCGGCAAGAGCAGGGGAATACGGGAAAGGATTCGCAGTAGTAGCGGATGAGGTTCGTTCATTGGCAGAACAATCGGCGAATTCGGCGAGCGATATTACGACATTAATTAATGAAATGCAAAAAGATTCAAATGAATCTGTTGTTGCCATTAATAGTGTAGTAACTAAAATCGAGCAGGAAAGCGCGACGATCTATTCGGCTGTTGAAACATTTAATACAATTTCCAAATTAGTGGATAATATGAAAAATGAAATTCAAAATGTAACAGATGCATTCCAAGGCATTGTAACGGACTCTAATCAAGTACTTGAAACAACGGACGTAACCGTTCAGTCATTGGAACAATCCAATGAGCATTCTCAAAGCATTGCTGCATCAATAGAAGAACAGACAGCATCGACTGAAGAAATGCTTAGCATTGCACATGAATTGAATGAAATGATTATTAAGTTAAAAGGACAAATTAATCACTTCAAAATATAA